Within the Ficedula albicollis isolate OC2 chromosome 26, FicAlb1.5, whole genome shotgun sequence genome, the region GGTTcgctggtgctgctgggtggaGCGGGCGTTAGTATTGCCCCGGTTcgctggtgctgctgggtggaGCGGGCGTTAGTATTGCCCCGGTTcgctggtgctgctgggtggaGCGGGCGTTAGTATTGCCCCGGTTcgctggtgctgctgggtggaGCGGGCGTTAGTATTGCCCCGGTTcgctggtgctgctgggtggaGCGGGCGTTAGTATTGCCCCGGTTcgctggtgctgctgggtggaGCGGGCGTTAGTATTGCCCCGGTTcgctggtgctgctgggtggaGCGGGCGTTAGTATTGCCCCGGCCTGGGGGTCAGGGGGTACCGTGGGGGCCCTGGGGAGAACCGGGGGCCAGCATAAGCAGTGCTGGGAACGGGGCAACGAGAGGTTGTGGGCGGACGGGAGGGTCCATGGGCCGCCGAGGCTGGTGGTGGGAACTAGGGAATGGACGGACCGGGGAGTCCGGGCGGGTCCGGGGCCTCAAAGACCAGcgaggggaggggggagaacGGGGACTTTTGGGGGTTCCGAAGGCGGGGGTCTGATGGGGCACCCTGGGGGGAACACTCAGGTAGCGGGAGGTACTGGGAGGCGACTGGGAGAGTGTCCCTTCTAGGGCGGGATAATGGGAGTTGCGAGTGCTTTCGGTGGGGATACTGGGAAGTCTGTGTCCCTTTTCAGGAGGATCCTGGGAAGTCTGCATCCCCTCATAGGGGCAGAGATAGGAGGTTGTTCACACGGAGGGTGGGGGTCTCCTTGGAGGGGGTTGGGCAGGGGCCCGGAGTGATCCCTGACCCTTCCCCGACCGACCCCCCCGCAGTTTACTCCCTGGACGGGCTCCTGGTGTTCGGGCTGCTCCTGGTTTGCACTTGTGCGTACCTGCGGAAGGTGCCCAGACTGCGCACCTGGCTCCTGTCCGAGCGCAGGGGGGTCTGGGGAGTCTGCCACAAGGGTGagaggcactggggacactggggtaTGGCATGGGGTTGCTGGGAACACTGTGATGGGGGCACTTGGAACACTGGGGTACAGGATGGGGGTGCTGGGATGACTGGGGTCGGgtctgggacagggacattgAGTCTGGGATGCAGACACAGAGATGTGGGATGGGGCTTTTGGGgtctgggatggggacacagggttattgggaatgggaacagtggggtttgggatgggaatgtGGGGTCTGGGATGGGCTCACAGGGATTCAGGATGGATCTGGGATGGGGGCATGGGGCCTCACCCCACCTtgtcccacctgcagctgctgtgattGGGACCCGCTTGCATGTGGCTGTGTCCGTGTCCTGTCTTCTCATGGCCTTCTACGTCCTTCTGGGAAAATGACCAcatggggagctgctggtggtgtgAGATAGACCCTGGGACCGACTAGAGATCTTGTCACTGATTCCGAAGACCCCAGTATGGAGCAGAGACCCCAGTACTGATCCCAATGTCCCAGTACCAACCAGAGACCCCAGTACTGACCCTGAACCTCCCCCGGTCCTGCCCCTGGCAGCAACCTGGATCCTGCATGTGGCAACCCAGGGACCATCATGGCCCATCAGCCTCCGTGAacccacagagagcagctgtggaggCCAACAGGACATTTGGATTGGAAAAGGATTTCTCGTGAATTCTGTAGAGAAGTGGGTGAAGGGACCCTCAGGACTGGGggacccagctctgccttgtgAGCCCCTTCTCTTGATGCTGAGCAGGATCCTAGTGGGACCATGGCAGGCTGTGGGGACCAGGCAGGGCCCCTGCCATCCATGGGATCTTCCTATGCTCCTGCAGTGTGGGGGCCCTTCAGGGGGATCTCCTTCTGCAGTGGGGGGTTGGTGACCCCCGCGGGTTGTAAATACTGGACCACCACATACAAATAAAGTGGGGGTTCctctgtggcagtgctggcttggGAGTCCTCTGGGGTTGTGGGACCTCCTGTGGGGTTTTGCAGGGGCCCTGTGGTGTGGGTTGAGGGTCCCATTGGGTGTGTGCGAGGAGGTCCTTGGAGGCTTGCTCCTATGGGGCAGAGGGCTCCCATAGTTAGGGGGATCCTGGGGTGGGGGAGATTTGTGCAAATAAGGTGGGAGGAACAACTGTGCGGTGGGGAATTGAGTGGAGCTTCCTGGCGCAGTTCGTCCGGCTCTGTGCGGCCGGGAGCGATGCGGCCCTGAGTGAGGCGCACGGCCCCGCCTGCGCGCTCATCGCTGCGCCGAGTGTGCGCCCGGAAACGGGGAGCAGGGCGGTCCTCCGGGCGGCAGGGGGCGCCCTGCGGCGCTGCGCCACCTTCCCGTCGTGCTCCGCGCGGCTACGATATATAAGGGGCAGGACAGGAAGTGGCGGTGGCTTTGTGTGTGCGCGGCTGTGCTCGCGTGGGAGTgcgtgtgtgtgtctgtgtgtgtgcgcgcgcctgtgtctgtgtgtgcgCGCGCGTGCGTGCGAGTCAGTCagtcaggtgtgtgtgtgccaccCTCTTTCCCCCTACACGTTGATCTTATTCGATCGGCCGGGCCCCGCCGGGCCGAGGTGAGAAGAAACCGCCGCGAAGCCCTTGGGCGCTGTGCGGCTGGGCCGGGCGGGATGAGTCGATCAGATAGGCGAGGCCACGGCCGATGAGCGCCCTGCGATTCTGACCCGCGCCCACGTCTGCAGCCCCGGGGCCGGCAGCAACCCGGTCCCGACAGCGGCGGGAGACGAAACGCCCCGGCTTCATTCCGGCCCAGCCAGCGCCGGGCCACGTGGGGAGGCGGCAGGCTGGCCCTGCACCAAGCTCCGTGCGGGCTTTGCAGGGGTCTGTGCCAGCCTTGCTGGGCCCTGCACGCTCCGTGCCGTGCTGGGAGTCGTTCACCGGGGCCTGCCGTTGTGTGGGGCACAAAGGCTAAGCACGGGACTGTGTTGCTACCCTGCCATGTGTGTGAGCTGGGCACGGAGCCTGCTAGCCCTGCGGACTCTAATGAGACCTGTGAGTCCATACAACACTTTGTGTGACACCACGAGCATGGCTTCTGTTTTATTTGGCGTGTGTGGTGATGGGAATAGCCATGGTGGTGACAAGAGGATGGCCACAAGGGGACAACCACGGTGATGACTGGGGAATGGCCATGGTGCTGACAAAGCTGTGGACAACCACGGTGATGACTGGGGAGGACAACCACGGTGATGACTGGGGAATGGCCACAAGGGGACAACCACGGTGATGACTGGGGAATGGCCATGGTGCTGACAAAGCTGTGATGGTAACCAGGGGACAGCCACAGTGGAGATGAGTACAGTTGTGCTGGTAATGAGAGGATGGCCATGGTGATCACTGGAGGATAGCTGTGGTGGTAGCAAGAGGGTGGCCGTGGTCATGACGAGGGGACAGTAGGGTGGGTGACCAAGGGGTGGCTACGGTGGTGACAAGAGGATAGACATGAGAGGACAGCCGTAGAGGAGAGAAGGGATGGCTGTGGAGATGAGGGAACAGCAGTGATTCTGGCATTACTGGGAGAAGCAGCTATGGTGGCTGCTTATGgtggccctgctgtggggacactcTCTGAGGAGGTCACCAGCTTAATGGTACCTGTCAGGCTTCATCTGCCAAGGTGATACTGCAGATGCTGTGAGGCATGGCCACTCCATGCTACTGTCTCCAGCTGTGGCATAGTAGGCATGGGGTTGTCCCCATGCTGCCGTGGGGATAGGCATGATCCcttgctgtggctgtgtccctgtgtgtccatGATACTTGCTGACATCCCTGTGCCGCCACAGATGGAcaagtgtcacctgtgtcccccAACTCACTGGGTGACCCTGTGTCACCAGAGTTGGGACCTCTGTTGCCTTAGCAGCTCTGTCCCCCATGTCCTCTTGTGACTGTGGCCTCCATATGCCCACATTctccgtgtccctgtgtcaccatATCAGCTGTGCCCTCCATGTCCCTTGTGTTCCCATACTGCCTATATCCTTCATGTCCCCCTACGTCTCCCAACTCCCTGTGTTCCCATGTGCTCCTCCTCCACGTCTGCAAGGAGGTACCAGCATCCCTCTGTAGCCCCATATCAGCTGTGTTCTGgtgtccctccatccctcatgTGCCAATATCCTGTGTATTCTATGTTCTTCTGTATTCCCTGtattccccttgtcctgtgtCCTCAAtcctcctgtgtccctgtaCCAGCTCTGTACCCAGTGTCCCTGAtgttcctgtgtcccctgtgttCCTATATCCTCTGTACCCACTATGTCCCTTGTGTCCCCCATGTCCAGAATATGCAGCCACATGTGTcctctgtcctgtccccagtgcagtAGGGCTGGCCCAGCTCTGTGAGGACAGCCTGGGGGGCACACGAGTGGGACACAATCCCCGGGGCGGTGAAAGTGGCTCCGGGGGGTTCATGACCCTCCCTCGCCAAGTCCCGGTTCACCCCCAGCCTCCCCACCCgggagggcaggagaaggggctgTTCCGGGGGGCGGGGAGGCGGGGTTGTGATGCCCCGAGACGGTCCCGCTGCTCTTCCTGGAATAACAGTCCCAATTCCGTTCCCAGGGAAAAGATCCCGATGCCGTTCCCGGGGGTGCATTCCGGGCATTACGTTCCCAGTCCCGTTTCCCACTCCCAAGGGTGATggattccctgtgccattctCATGGGTAACACTCACAGTGTCGATGCCCGGCGCCAGTCTCGGGATACCATTCCCGGAGTCCTGTTCCCGGTTCCATTCCCGGGTATAATTTTGGGCGTGCCGTTCCTGGGAGTTCCATTCCCATGTCTCTATTCCCGACACCGAAGCGCGGTGTGCCATTTCCGATCTCGATGCCGATTCCCGGTGCCGTTCTCAAGGGAAGCGTTCCCGGAGGCAATGCTGGCTGCCGTTCCAGGGGGGTCTATTCGTGATCCGTTGCCCATTCCCGCTCCCGGAGTGATGTCCCGTGTCGTTCGCAAGGGCTCCGTTCCCGGTGCCCGTTCTCGGGTGATGCACGGTGCCTCTCCCGGTGCCTATTCCCGTTGCCGGGGGCGATGCCGGTGCTGTTCCCGGGGGCGGGGGCAGGTGGCGGCAGGTGCGCGGAGGCCGGGCCGTTGGCGGGGGCGGGGCCGCGGCGCCGGTGCTCGCACCGGCCGAGCTGCCGCCGTTGCCACCGCCGTTACCGCCGCCATGGCCGGTaccggagccccccccccccccccccccccccccccccccccccccgttacCGCCGCCATGGCCGGTACCGGAGCCCAGTGGATGCCGCTGGCGCTGTGTCTGGCTGTCACCGTATCGCCGGGACTCACCGGGGAGCAGCTACACGTCTGCAAGGAGGTACCGACACCGGGAATGGCGTGGGCGGGGGAGCGCAACCGGTAACACACCACTACCACCATATGACCACCCCCAAATTCCCCGCACTCAGCGATGAAACGGAGTCCCGGAGCACGTGGAGGCCCCTCCGTATGGGATGGGGGAGGACAGATTGGGGTCGGGGGTCCCGGTGGCACCGGGGGTGGGGCATCTCCTATAGCAAGGAGGGACTGGCTGACTTCCTGGGGGCCCGGGGAGGGGGCTTTGCTTCCAAGGGCTCGGCCAGTCCCCAAGGGTCTCCTTGGGGGACCCCAGCTGGCGTCACCCCATCATCATCCCCAAGTCCCTACCCCATAGACACATTGGGATctccccaaaccctccctgagtgctgctgggggggggggcGGTGACAAGGATTGGGGGTACAGTCCCAATAGCCACgggcctttcccagcccagcacacggTGGCCAAAGTATCCTGTGAAGGAAAACTGACACTCACTAGGATCTGTCCACTTTGGGGACAGTGAGTGAACCCCCAAATACTTTCCCTGGGTTGTCTGTCTTTTCCTGGTCCCCCCCAACTTCTTCACCCCTCCTCagacctgcagctgcttttaatCTGggccaggatttttttttttttttttttttttttttttttttttttggtgatcCAATTATTTTTGTCCGTGTTCCATGATCCGGAGCTAGAAACAATAGACTGGGGCTGGCATCTGCCCCAGGAGTGATCAGTTCCCCTGagggattgtcccctgtccTTCACTAGGGACAGAcagcccttctccctcccctggCCAAAGCAGAGTGAAAGTGGCAGTTTGGGGTGCCCTCCACCCCCAGAAGCACCCTGGGGCTGAATTAGGTCAATTTATGTAGATTTAATAAAAACCTGGAAAAGTttaggaagagagaaaaaataccCTCTCCCCAAGGGAATCCCTCGGTACTGAGGGCAATGTAGTAGTTCAGGGCTGCTGAAAGTTGGAGTGACCTTCTTGGTACCCCTAGGGTGATGGGGACCTTCCTCTGTGTCAACATCCCAGGGCCAGGGGGGGCTCCATGCTGCCTTGTACATGGACAGGGGTTGCTGCAGTCATCTCTCTGTCTccacttt harbors:
- the TMEM167B gene encoding protein kish-B isoform X2 is translated as MDRALVLPRFAGAAGWSGLYSLDGLLVFGLLLVCTCAYLRKVPRLRTWLLSERRGVWGVCHKAAVIGTRLHVAVSVSCLLMAFYVLLGK
- the TMEM167B gene encoding protein kish-B isoform X1, with amino-acid sequence MGVASAFGGDTGKSVSLFRRILGSLHPLIGAEIGVYSLDGLLVFGLLLVCTCAYLRKVPRLRTWLLSERRGVWGVCHKAAVIGTRLHVAVSVSCLLMAFYVLLGK